The Bacillota bacterium genome has a window encoding:
- a CDS encoding (2Fe-2S)-binding protein → MRIHDHPILGPLPSVREVKLLFNGRPIMAREGEPIAAALVAAGVWESHCSRKAGEPRGPFCMIGRCTDCVMVVNGIPNVRTCITPVEEGMGVETQVGRGEMKHAEG, encoded by the coding sequence GTGAGGATTCATGACCACCCTATACTGGGGCCGCTCCCTTCCGTGCGCGAAGTGAAGCTCCTATTCAATGGGCGTCCCATCATGGCAAGAGAAGGAGAGCCGATCGCTGCTGCCCTCGTGGCGGCGGGAGTGTGGGAGTCTCACTGCAGCCGGAAGGCAGGTGAACCCCGTGGTCCTTTTTGCATGATCGGCCGGTGCACCGATTGCGTGATGGTAGTGAACGGTATTCCCAACGTACGGACCTGTATCACGCCTGTGGAGGAAGGGATGGGGGTGGAGACCCAGGTCGGAAGGGGAGAAATGAAACATGCTGAAGGCTGA
- a CDS encoding FAD-binding oxidoreductase produces the protein MKRTANVVIIGGGVVGCAIAYSLAKRINDVVLVEREGIASQASGSNYGMVWQQTRLPGLDLTMARRCLAMYDYLREEVFDIDIEYQKRGGMTLVTSEASARVMEKVVQEKQRLGVPVRFVWAGDVRHLEPNVSAEVVGSTWCEEEAQLNPMLVSLAFARAAKRHGAEINTETEVAGIRVERGRVRGVKTTRGEIETDVVVNAAGCWGRQVARLAGVDVPVWPQRLQSMVTEPMPDLVYRVLQGGREVTEEEAEHPEKVLAFAVELRGTPTEEALPREKLEDSIFPYIKPTVSGNMVIGTTSEFVGYDKTTLPRALTLMGQKAVRLVPALRRANIIRSWSNFVPFTFDSLPILGTVPQVEGLILAVGHAHAMSHAPATGEALAELIVNGSPDMDLSEASIERFSCGRD, from the coding sequence ATGAAGAGGACGGCTAACGTGGTAATCATTGGTGGAGGAGTAGTCGGCTGCGCAATAGCCTATTCGCTTGCGAAGCGGATCAATGACGTGGTACTGGTCGAGAGAGAGGGAATTGCTTCTCAGGCGTCGGGGTCCAACTATGGCATGGTTTGGCAGCAGACCCGACTACCAGGTCTTGATTTGACCATGGCTCGGCGTTGCCTGGCGATGTATGATTACCTTCGTGAGGAGGTGTTCGATATTGACATCGAATACCAGAAACGAGGGGGCATGACGCTGGTCACAAGTGAGGCGTCGGCCCGCGTTATGGAGAAGGTGGTGCAGGAAAAGCAGCGGCTGGGAGTCCCTGTACGTTTCGTCTGGGCGGGGGATGTGAGGCACCTCGAACCCAATGTATCAGCGGAAGTGGTGGGGTCGACCTGGTGCGAAGAGGAAGCGCAACTTAACCCCATGCTGGTCAGCCTGGCGTTCGCAAGGGCAGCGAAGCGGCACGGGGCGGAAATCAACACTGAGACAGAGGTAGCGGGTATTCGCGTAGAGAGGGGACGCGTTCGCGGGGTGAAGACGACTCGCGGGGAGATCGAGACAGACGTGGTGGTCAACGCTGCCGGTTGCTGGGGGAGACAGGTTGCGCGTCTCGCGGGCGTGGACGTTCCGGTGTGGCCGCAGAGGCTGCAATCAATGGTGACAGAACCTATGCCCGATCTGGTTTACCGCGTGCTGCAGGGCGGCCGGGAAGTAACAGAGGAAGAGGCGGAACACCCGGAGAAGGTTCTAGCTTTTGCTGTGGAACTCAGAGGAACTCCCACAGAAGAAGCGCTTCCGCGCGAGAAACTCGAGGATTCCATATTCCCTTACATTAAACCTACTGTGTCTGGCAATATGGTGATCGGGACTACCAGCGAGTTCGTGGGTTACGATAAGACGACGTTGCCCAGGGCTCTTACTTTGATGGGGCAGAAGGCAGTGCGGTTGGTGCCGGCCCTCCGCCGGGCGAACATCATACGGAGTTGGAGCAATTTTGTGCCTTTCACGTTTGATTCTCTGCCTATCCTAGGAACGGTGCCGCAGGTAGAAGGACTGATCTTGGCCGTTGGACACGCTCATGCCATGTCACACGCTCCGGCCACAGGTGAGGCTCTGGCAGAACTGATTGTCAATGGTTCCCCAGACATGGATTTGAGCGAGGCGAGCATAGAGAGGTTCTCTTGCGGACGGGACTAG
- a CDS encoding (2Fe-2S)-binding protein, with translation MKTGGPEHAVGIPKSQPHAVIECPQEIPCDPCVEACPHGAIRKEGSIASIPVLDEELCQGCGECIPACPGLAIFLVDSCYSEDCALVGLPHEMLPMPVAGERVRLLDRCGREVGVGTVTEVRLRGAYDRTAVVYVAVPRGLEDVVRAVAVLPPDDHYVCRCEEVTRQMIERAVEDGATTVDAVKRLTRAGMGLCQGRTCRRLVSAIIAEKTGKPLEEILPATTRPPLRPLPLDVICRGDDEL, from the coding sequence ATGAAGACCGGGGGACCTGAACATGCAGTGGGGATACCAAAGTCGCAGCCGCACGCCGTGATCGAATGTCCGCAAGAAATACCCTGCGATCCGTGCGTGGAGGCTTGCCCTCATGGCGCCATAAGGAAAGAAGGCTCGATAGCGAGCATCCCCGTGCTGGATGAGGAACTTTGTCAGGGGTGCGGTGAGTGTATACCAGCCTGCCCGGGGCTGGCCATCTTCCTCGTCGACTCTTGCTATTCAGAGGATTGCGCCCTGGTGGGCCTGCCTCATGAAATGCTGCCCATGCCGGTGGCCGGTGAGCGCGTGCGCCTTTTGGATCGGTGCGGGCGGGAAGTGGGCGTAGGTACGGTAACGGAGGTCAGACTCCGCGGGGCGTATGACCGCACCGCCGTGGTGTATGTTGCGGTTCCGAGAGGCCTCGAGGATGTGGTGCGTGCAGTTGCCGTCTTGCCTCCGGACGATCACTACGTGTGTCGCTGCGAGGAGGTCACACGGCAGATGATAGAGAGGGCTGTAGAGGACGGAGCGACTACCGTTGATGCCGTCAAGCGGCTGACACGTGCTGGTATGGGCCTGTGTCAGGGCAGAACGTGCCGGCGCCTGGTATCGGCGATAATTGCGGAGAAGACCGGTAAGCCGTTGGAGGAAATTCTCCCGGCGACCACTCGCCCTCCCTTGCGGCCCTTACCGTTGGACGTTATTTGCCGGGGAGATGATGAGCTATGA
- a CDS encoding NAD(P)/FAD-dependent oxidoreductase, giving the protein MLKAELAVVGAGPAGLACAIEAARAGVHTVVVDENDRPGGQLFKQIHKFFGSAEHWAGRRGFEIGEELLAEASRLGIRVLLRHAAVGLRLGEEGGFELWVWDQARGLLGRLSADRVAIATGASENALAFPGWTLPGVMGAGAVQTLLNVHRVLPGRRVLMVGSGNVGLIVSCQLLQAGVRAVTVVESAAAVGGYEVHAAKIRRYGVPILLRTTVRRAWGDGRTKGVTLVRLDDNGSPIPGSEEDLAVDLVCVATGLSPLAELAWLAGCKFTYSPILGGFVPVHGPDMQTSVRGVYVAGDASGVEEASVALEEGRLAGVSVAMSLGRTDLERGQRAQAEIARRLEDLRRGPFGEKRQHAKQWIHDQVVGA; this is encoded by the coding sequence ATGCTGAAGGCTGAATTGGCAGTGGTAGGGGCGGGTCCCGCCGGGCTGGCATGTGCCATCGAGGCTGCACGAGCCGGAGTGCACACGGTCGTGGTAGACGAGAATGACCGGCCGGGGGGCCAGCTATTCAAGCAGATCCACAAGTTCTTCGGGTCGGCGGAACACTGGGCTGGTCGTCGAGGTTTCGAGATCGGCGAAGAATTGCTTGCCGAGGCTTCCCGCCTGGGAATTCGGGTTCTGCTGCGCCACGCCGCAGTCGGTTTGCGGCTGGGGGAAGAAGGAGGTTTCGAGCTCTGGGTGTGGGATCAGGCTCGAGGGCTCTTGGGAAGGCTTTCGGCAGATAGGGTGGCGATTGCCACCGGTGCCTCGGAGAACGCCCTCGCTTTTCCGGGTTGGACGCTTCCGGGGGTCATGGGCGCTGGCGCGGTCCAGACGTTGCTAAACGTCCATCGCGTATTGCCGGGAAGGCGGGTTCTCATGGTAGGGTCAGGCAATGTGGGCCTCATCGTGAGTTGCCAGTTGTTACAGGCGGGAGTGCGTGCGGTGACTGTAGTGGAATCGGCTGCGGCCGTTGGCGGCTACGAGGTTCATGCCGCGAAAATCCGCCGTTACGGCGTGCCTATCCTTCTTCGCACGACCGTGCGGCGAGCTTGGGGGGATGGTCGCACGAAGGGAGTCACTTTAGTAAGGTTGGACGACAATGGGTCCCCGATACCAGGGTCGGAAGAAGACCTCGCCGTGGATCTGGTTTGCGTGGCAACCGGGCTGAGTCCCTTGGCCGAATTGGCCTGGCTGGCCGGTTGCAAGTTCACTTACAGTCCCATCCTGGGGGGTTTTGTGCCGGTGCACGGCCCGGACATGCAAACGTCAGTCCGGGGAGTTTACGTGGCAGGAGATGCCTCCGGCGTAGAAGAAGCCAGCGTTGCTTTGGAGGAGGGACGTTTGGCCGGCGTTTCGGTGGCCATGTCGCTGGGCCGAACAGACCTCGAGCGTGGTCAGCGGGCGCAAGCGGAGATCGCGCGGCGATTGGAAGACCTCCGGCGGGGTCCTTTTGGGGAGAAACGTCAACATGCCAAGCAGTGGATCCATGATCAGGTGGTGGGAGCATGA